CTTCCCTGTTACAAAATATTTCTCATTGGCTAGTTTCTCTGGATTCCTTTTAATTCTCAAgatttctaggctctctttttttttttttttttttttttaaagattttatttatttatttgacagagagagatcacaagtagatagagaggcaggcagagagagagagggaagcaggctcccgcctgagcagagagcccgatgcgggactcgatcccaggaccccgagatcatgacctgagccgaaggcagcggcttaacccactgagccacccaggcgcccctctaggcTCTCTTTAATTCTCTCTCCAGTCTCCTCTCTTCCGTTGTTCCTAACCCTTCTGAAAAAGCCACGATTGAACTTTACAATcctataaacttatttttaaatagaataatttAGTGTCCTTTATGATAGTCTTTTCCCATTTACCTGAGCCTGGGCCCTGCTTTCACAAGGAATAGTGAAGTGGCTAGAGTCAGTTTAGCTATTAAAATAGCAGTTTTTCCTTTAAgttcttttgtttggttttgtgagAAATGATTCTGTAAGTGTCTTTCATCTCTATGGTCTTTTGTAGAAATTTCTCTTGCTTCAATTTTGAAAGTATCTCTTTAATACAGTAATTTTGTGTCTTACAGAAaaaattatcatcattattattattaattatttttgagagagagagagtgagagactcttaagcaggctccacacccagtgctgagcccagcacagggcttgatctcatgaccctgagatcatgacctgagccaaaatcaagagtcagatgcttaactggctgaggcatccaggcgcccttcagaaaagaattatttttgtttattgatcaAAACACAAGTGGACTCTAGATTTTGCATCAGGATTCATTTAGTTTACTGGTTTTGTCACTACTGTTACTAAAATTTTATTGTTCCTTTCATGTAAGTTCCCTGTTTTTGTCAGAGTCATTCTAAGATTTCTCacaattttaatataattgataATGGCATCTTTTTCTAGTCACTTCATCTTACAACCGGCTACAAGaaaattactgatttttatttatctgttattAGTTTACTAAACTATTGCTGGGGAACAGTTTTAATtggatcttttctttttagatataAAATCACAGTTTTCAAGTGATAATGTTATCTCCTTTTCTCCAGTATCAATGCTTATTATTTCTACTTAGTATCTCATTGTCAATCTTCTGGCGAAATTATTGTTGCATTGTTGCCTGGTGATAGATTTACTGTGAGCACTGACACTTAGGAGAGTAGAGTTTCAAGATGAATCCTATTTAAGGTGTGAAGTCATTAACTCTATGTTGTTTCCTGTGCTTTACAGTCAACCCCACTGGATGTAGCAGGTTTAACTAGTTTAAGCTTATCATGAATGGGCCACTCTAGCCCACTATCCCCAAAATGTCATTCTACAACTTAATTAGCTCTGTTgtcaatttttacatttttctgtctgttgttacttcttttctaaggaggaaaaaaatcttattcatGTGGTATGACCAAGTCCTCCTGGTCGTTCTTTATCTGGTGTAAACATTCACCCTTGGTGATCCAGAGTGCGTGAACTGTCCTCAGGGCACAGGAAAGAGGAACCGCACACCTTGCAAAAAGAATGGGATAACAAAGATACCGGCTGTTCATGCACAACTAAACTACCCCCGCCCCCACAGGATCCAGTTTATTCTGACTCACTCGGGAAGGTGGTCCTGAGGGTGGCAAGTGCCACCCGACCACGGGGCAAGGGCCCCTGCTGCCCAGGGTGAAAAGCACAGGCTGGGACTAGGTCACGGCCACAGGACATGAGCACCCCAGGAAGTGAGGCGCAGGGTCACATGACATCCACCAGGAGACACAAGCAACATGACTCACGAGTGGGCTTGTGGACAGTGTGCACACACTCACAGGCCagagaccccctcccccccgccccacttcGGCTGGACACACGGACACCAAGGTGGTATCATGCCGAGTAAGAGGGCACATGGCCCCACGAGACACGTGGACTTGATGGCCTCAGGAGTCGACCCAGGCCACCTAGTGCACTGGGATGGTGAGGAGAGGGATGTGGCGTCTCGGGGCAGTGGCCGTGCAGCCCCTGGGGCTGGTCTCTCTCGTCACACAGCTTCCCAACCTCCTCGTAAATGATGCGCAAGGGCCAGAGCCCTTGCCCGATGCCTCCAGCCTCTCACTCCTCAGGCTCTGCACACCCACCTGCTCGGCGTTGGTGCGCCCCCCACGTGGCATCCGGGTCTTGCTGGCGTCCGCGGGAGTGTTCCAGAAGCCATTGGTCACACCTGCGCAAGCTCTCAGCGCCCAGTGGTACGTCAGCAGGTTCCCGCGCGCAGCGGTGTGGCCCTCGGTACCAGCTGCTCCGGGAGGTCGTGAAGAAGCACCAGGTGGCCTGGGGGATAAAGGGGTGGTCCCTGCTACGGCACCTTCAGCCCTGGTTCGCGCACACTCTCCCCGCCCCGAGCCCGGCTCCTCTGCACTTGGAGTTGGGGCACGGCTGGTGGTGGACGCACTTCACCCTGAAGGTCGGGTGGGGCATGAGGCCGCCTCGGGCCCCGCCGCGCCAGCTCCTGCCGCCCTGTGGTTCCCCTGCGCCCCGCACGGGGTTGCGGCAGCCTCGGGGGTGGCGCCTCAGGCCGGGGTGAGGCCGTGGGACAGGCCGGGATACCCGGGCTGCGCACGCCCGCCCCGGGGGCGCCCCACTTTCCCCGCCCCGCTGGCCCCCGCCTCCTCTGCCTGCAGGTACTGTCCGGGGCAGAGAaccccgcccgccgccgccccggACTTGGCTCCAGGAGCGGAGAGGCCACGTGCAGGGCCTGCCCCTCCGGAGCGCGTGGACTCTTTGACGGTAAGTTGGAGACGTTTTAACCTGTAACACTCGCTGCTGAAGTATTTTAGAACAAGGACACTCTCCTACGTAGATGCACTATGGAGTTGGGAGGATCGGGAGGTTTCCCTCTGATGCAGTCTGTTGTCTAATCGACAACCCATATTCAAATTTCTTCTATTGCCCCAATAACGTCCTTTagaacaccccccgcccccggtcTAATTCTGAGTGCTGGTCATGCATTGTATTTAGTTGTCCTGTTTACCTAATCTCCTGGACCATTGCAGagtcttttcctttgtttcctgttCTTGACGGTTTTGATAAGTATAGGCCGGTTATTTTCAGAATATCCCTTAATTTAATTTTGTCTGGTTTCCCCTCATGATTGGTTtcaggttttgtgtttttgatgGAAATATCATAGAAATGGTATTATGTCCATGGTATTAGAAAGCACGTGGAGTCCATTGGTCTCGTGGTTGGGGGTGTTAAGCTGGTTATCCTCCACGTCTCCCCGCTGGAAAGCTATTATTACCTTGTTTTTGAAATTAGTGAGTAGTTTGCAGTATCATACTTTGACACCATGTAAATACCCTGTTTTCTCACCCAGCTTTTACTTACGACAATTATGATGCTTACGTTTACCTACTTTAACATTTTACCTGTTCTAATCTATTACTGTAACAACCTGTAATGATTTTCTAATGACatcattcttttatatttattttttggcatCCTCCCGTAAGGAAgagttttctttactttctttcagaAAGAGCTCATGCATTCTGATTTTATTCTCTGGATTATAATCTATTTTAACCGGTAATTAATTTGATGCTCATATTTTGTCACAGATGTGGCCAATGGGAGCCTCACCAAGTGGTTCCTGTAGCCTTTTGAAATAGTCCTGTCATTCTTTGCGTACTTCTTGATATTCTAGTGAAGTAAGCTGCTCTAGATCAGTCTTGTCCTTTCCTGCTCCAGCTGTGAAAAGGGGAACTAACATTTCTGTTAGGGTGGgtaatcaaaggagcaagactgatacaaagcgaaggtcaagcaaatctttattttgcaccaagcatcgagaatcaaactgaccagtcagggcTGTCTCTTGGAAAGatgcgacccctcccagcctcacagactaacttttatagaggtagtttagccgggctatacacaggtggccaatgagattgcaatacacagagaaaactgcacagtcatgttaggtcacacacgggcggccaattgaactacaattcaccctagtagatatatgtgtgccccactgattggatgtctctacctggcctgacccacccttgtatctgggctttgcaagtaagttcttctgggaggggcagggccaaTCTAAGcttactgcatagggtcaatctaagtttactgcataaacaacaaaatggctccctctgattaagtaggcccttacaattTCTTTTTAGGTGAGAATTGTGTTTAGAAACTAAGATCTGGGGaagcctgagtgactcagtgggttaagcctctgccttcagctcgggtcatgatctcagggtcctgggatagagccccacatcaggctctctgctcagcaaggagcctgcttccccttctctctctcttcctgcctctctgcctacttgtgatttctgtaaaaaaaaaaaaaaaaaaaaaagaaagaaactaagatcTGGGTGCTAGATCTGTCCATTGCTACTGAGGGCTCATTGCTTTAAGGCCCTCCTCAATATGTGTATTGAGTAAAATTTCTGACCAGTTGTTTAAGACAAGTGGTTTAAGAGTAAACTTTCTTCTCATAAACTCTGAAAACTAGGGAGTAGTtccacaaatgaaaaaatgtgtatCTTAGAATTCTAGGGATATCTTTTCTCTGTAGACTGTTAAATATTCTTCTCTGTAatgattcaagaaaaaaaattaaaaaaatatttttaaaatttaaattcaacaaattaacatacaatatgttattggtttcagaggtagaggtatgtgattcatcagtcttatataatacccaaatGCTctttacatcacatgccctccttaatgtcccaTCAGCCTGTTACCCTatccctctacctgcctcccctccagcaaccctcagtttgttttctatgaataagagtctcttatggtttgtctccctctctggttgtgtcttattttatttttttcctctcttcccctatgatcctctgttttgtttcttaaattccacatatgaatgagatcataggatgatggtctttctctgattgacttatttcgcttaacataataccctctagttcatccacgttgctgcaaatggcaagatttcttttttttctttttttgagggctgagtaatagtccGTTGTGTGTGGGAATAGAAGACTTTGTTTTTATGTGTTCTTTGAAATCATTTTGGGAGAACTGTGGCTCACTCtgtctcaatttttaaaagtttggtgTAATTGGATCATTGGGACATTTTCCCTCAAGGATCTGAAGTTTCAAGCCTCTGTATATGATAGCTGCTGAACTTTAAATTGCTCAGGGACAAGAAGTATTCCCCCCAAACAATAGATGATTTAAATTTATGTAGTAAGCTGGTTGCTGTCCTTTGGCACTTTTAGTTATGGAGGTGACAGTCAgtacttttgaaagaaatggattgcaatgttgatttttatttttttttaatttttaattttttaaaaagattttatttatttatttgtgagagagagagcacaagcagacaaagtggcaggcagaggcagagagagaagcaggctccccactgagtaaggagcccaatatgggactcaatcccaggaccctgggatcatgacctgagccgaaggcaacggcttaaccgactgagccacccaggcatccccaatgttgatttttatataatatgtttaacattttaagtatGGATGCATTCATTCTTGCACATAGCTAACTTTATGAAGTTCATCATAAAACAATATTTGGGGTTGGTGACAGGGAATTTAGATGAGAGGACAACTTTTCTTggctactattttttttaaagattaaagaaaaaattttaagtaatgtttatacccaatgtggggcttaagctcacaaccttaagatcaagagTCTTGTGCTGCACAGACTGAGCCCGCCAGATGCCCGCATTTTTAAACAGTAGGAAAATATCAAGTCTCTGGCAACTGGACTGATTTTTCGTTCTAAAAAAATATTGTGTCTTTTTTGCTAGTCTTAagagtaacacacacacacacacacttactttaaaataattcctctctctttcttttttaaaaaagttttatttatttgtttggcagagagagagacagtgagagaaggaacacaagctggggagtgggagagggagaagcaggcttcccgctgagcagggaacctgatgctgggcttgatcccaggaccctgggatcatgacctgagctgaaggcagatgcttcatgattgagccacccaggcacccctaaaataatctcttttatattttatattttatgtatatatacatattttatatattatattaataatataataaaatttttgtacagaatttcttaaagataaaatctggCCGAGAAATCCCCAAGAAATAACCTGTTAActaagaaatgagtaagaatgcCCTACTGTACTGATGTAAGAAAAATGGAGCTcttgggaggagaagcagagactcTGCGGCCTCAAGGCCTGCAAAGGAAAGTCCTGCTGATAGGCATTCCCTAGAATACCAACAGCGTCCTGGGCGGGAGCTGATAATGTCTGGACCTACCATGCAAGCTGCTGGGGGGCTGGTGAGTAAAACAGGAAACAGCGGAAGGGCTTGCCAGTAGACTGGCAATGAGATATAGTGGGGGAGAAGTCACGGAGAATAATGCGATATAATGAAAACTGTTGGATAAATGCTACGCTCCTGCTCTAGGGGCATGATAGAGATATTGCCCCCAACATGATTACACCATCACCCTGTGTGCCAGCTTTTGAAATACGGGGAACTGGGAGGCAAATGATAACACTGGCTCACGCGGAGAAACCAAGAAGGAACACCAGGAAGGAACACCGGTGATGAGAAAGTGAAGAGGGAAACATTGTAAGGAAACCGTATCACGGAGGAATCTGCCTGTGAGAGAAAGGGCAAAGGTAGGATGTGCCCAGGGAACAGGACGACAGTGGGGAACGCTTCAGAATGAGGATATCtgaaaatagaaaggaaaggaCTAGTAGGGAAAGGGGAACGATTGAAGGTGAAGAAGACCAGTATCAGTGCAGGAGCAAGGCACGCATTTGTCTTCTTTCTGTTCACATGGAATGTAAGAAAACCAAACCAGTCAGCGTCCTGTTTATAATTAGACGATCTATAATCTTCTTTTCCAGGAGACTTTAAGATAGCTTAAAAAAGGGAGTTTCATTTCTGCATCTTCGAGATCTTCGTGGGTTTTAATGTAGAAGGAGGCTCTTGCCTGGGAGTCCTATTCAGCACAACTCACGTATTCACGAAGGTCTGGCTCTCAACGCTGAATGAGACCGTGCTTTGGACGTGTCGGTGTTTGAATAGGGTGGCTTATTTTGTGTGACTTGTAAACTGGCTTTTCAATATCATCAGAATGGGTCCCTACAATGCTTTAAACAATGTCATCATTTCTGAGACAAGTGTGTGGACCTCCAAGCTATTCACTGGGAAGGAAGTAGTATATTTAGACCAAGAACTTCATAGTCCCAGAACAAAttcattgatttgtttctttcagtatccctcctcttcttcctgaagatcatcactatttatttatttattttttgtacaaACCTGCTTTCTTTACTTCCCTTATCCGGCTTACTTTTCTAATCCGTGCTCAGTTTATTCAGTGTGCATTCCTGTTTTTTGTTGCATGGTACTTTCACATCTTTGATGGAAAACTACTGCGTGCCAAGCATAGGAGAACAGGCTGAGATCCAGTATTAAATGTGTTTATTCTTGTTTTCAAGTtgattcttttctaaattttgctGTGGaagaatcaactttttttttttaaagattttatttatttatttgacagacagagacctcaagcaggcagagaggcaggcagagagagagaggaggaagcaggcttcctgctgagcagagagcccgatgcggggctcaatcccaggaccctgagatcacgacctgagccgaaggcagcggcttaacccactgagccacccaggtgccccgaagaatCAACTTTTTAAGTAGATCAAACCtgtacacacacactccctcccctTTTAGGTCAATAGGTAAGTGCTGTGATTTCTTATGGTAAAATTGCATTTATGATAGTGAAAATaagtttgaaaatgttttcctaaCGAAACGAACTTGACGCTTgatccatctctttgtgtctcagATGAAATGGAGAGAGTACTATTAGAATAACTACAGGtgcaaaaaaaggaaatgcaaggaGAAAACCTCACCGTTTGGAGCTTTTTTTTCCTGGAGGGTTTTTCTAGATACCCAACGCTAGAGATTGTCCTCTTCGTCTTCAGCCTTGTGATGTTCCTGATAACTCTCTTGGGCAACAGCACTCTCATCTTGATCACTGTCCTAGATGCGCGCCTCCAAAGCCCCATGTACTTGTTCCTTGGAAATCTGTCTTTCATGGATATTTGTTACACATCTGCTTCCATTCCCACTTTGCTGGTGAACGTGCTGTCATCCCAGAAAACCATTATGTTTTCTGGGTGTGCCGTGCAGATGTATCTGTCCCTAGCCATGGGCTCCACAGAGTGCGTGCTCCTGGCTGTGATGGCGTACGACCGTTACCTGGCCATTTGTAACCCCCTGAGGTACCCTATCCTCATGAACAGGCAGGTCTGTGTGCAGATGGCTGCTGCCTCCTGGGTGACGGGTTGTCTGACCGCCCTGCTGGAAACCAGTTTCGCCCTGCGTGTACCCCTCTGTGGGAATCTCATCGATCACTTCACGTGTGAGATCCTGGCTGTGCTGAAGTTAGCTTGCGCAGAGTCACTGCTCGTGGACATGGTCATGCTGGTGGTCAGCGTGCTCCTCCTGCCCATCCCGATGCTCTTAATTTGCATCTCTTATGTCTTCATCCTTTCCACTATCCTGAGAATCAGCTCAGCCGAGGGAAGAAGCAAAGCTTTTTCGACCTGTGGTGCACACTTGACTGTGGTGATCTTGTACTATGGGGCCGCCCTCTCCATGTACCTAAAGCCTTCTTCCTCAAGCTCACAAGAAGTAGATAAGGTCATCTCACTGCTCTATGGAGTGCTGACCCCTATGTTGAACCCCATCATTTATAGcttaagaaacaaagaagtcaAAGCTGCCATGAGAAAAGTGCTGGGCCAGATACCATTGTATCGAACACATGAAAGTCTCTGACTTAGGGGCGCACTcctggtagaattcaccagaaATTCTGCTCACCCTTAGAACGCCGATGTCACCCCTAGCCCTATAATTTTACAGTTGGGACATATGTGCACACCGAAGTCATTGCCTGTGGGTAACAGTAGGTTCCAGTTGGCCTTTGGTAATATTTTCTGTCTGCTATGTTTCATGGCTGGAGAAGCTTTGGTCTGTAACATCCTCCCACATTTACCCACTGAGCAGGCGTGGATGAATTCGGTCAGTGAATGTTGGTGCCAGAAGAAATTGGTGTATGTTCTCTTTGTAGATCTTTGCTAGAATGAGGTGGGCatgtaaaaatacaaagaaacaaataatagagATTGGCCTTGATTAcgcaaatgagaaaatgagagaaaaatcaaaagtcTCACTCAGCGTCATCCAGTTGCAGAGCTCGACCTGCAACCTTTTCCTCCTCTTGTGTCCACGGAGCACATTCTGCTGCTGCTGTGGCCGCTCCCTTGTCACCCTTCCTCCTTCAGAACCCCGGGTGGAAGCTCCTGACTTTCTGACTAAAGCCCCCCAGTGCCGGTGTGACTGGCTCCCCTGCCGACCTGCCTTCTCTAAGCTCATAGATCCTTGTGTAAATTGGATCCATTTCTTAGCCCATATCCTGCCCCCGCACGAAGGTTTTCGGTGTGTCAGCTTTTTCTCCTTATTGGATGATTGACTTCACGAGGGCAGGGAGACCTGTAATAGTACCCCCTTCGCGTTTACAGCAGTCATTCAGTAAACTCCTGCATTCACCAGCTTTGAATTAATCCCCTTGAGAAGAAACTACCACCTGTGGAGAGGGTGAGGGAACACCACAGGGCGATGAGGTTTCTCGCTTCAAAAATATGCAGCGATTGAAGAGACCATGTTTCTATTAGttgctttaaaactttttttggggggtattAAAATattgcttgttaaaaatgcagactctAGGCCTCTGCTCCCAGATATTCTGATTcagtggctctggggtgaggtccTGATTGTCTGCACTTAAACATAGATCCCTGAGAATTTCTGGGACAGATTTTTGAGATGACCCTACTTTGGGAGACATTGTTTCTGGCAAGAATCTGCCATTCCATGTAAAAGTAGAATTCGTTCTCATTTCTCCCCTATTGccttttttaaattgtgcttttccttccattgtTTGTGCCTCCGTGTGTGCCTTGTCATTGGCCTACTTCCACGTCCCGAGTAGGGAAGAGGGGAAGGTTTTGAGTGGAGGAAGGTTAACCCACTTGACAAATTTCAACATAGGAAAGACCGAAAAAGTTTAATATTGGATGTTGAGTTCTGGATGATTTCACTCGTAGACCACTCCCTTAGATCGAAGGCTCCCATTGCATGTTCAGGGATGTGTAACCCACATAAAATGACACCTGAAATCATCATCCAGCAAAATTCTGGTGatgctggggcatctgggtggttcagcgggttaagcatctgattcttgatttcggctcaggtcatgatctcagggttgtaggattgagtcctgcattgggttctgtgctgggtgtggagtctgcttaagattctctctctccctctctccctgcccctgcccccctctctaaaaaagaatTCTGGTGATGCAGCAAGGGGACAAATTTGATGCCAGATATTGCTGCCAAGAGATGTTTGATAGTGGAGGATGAAAGCATGCCCTGAGTACATGGCTTTGGGGTAATAGAGGTGAGTTGACCATGAAGCTTTCAtccagaaaaaattatttttcctgcttaaaTGCCTCAGCCTTCACAACTAGATACCGCATTTGTTTCTTGGTAATTTCAGAGTCATCATGAAGGGGCATTCTGTCGGTGGCTTTTATTACAGTAGAGCTGGTTTTTGTGTTAGAGTAGAACTAAATATCTGCCTCCTGGAGTTAACTGTTATATCTGTGGCACCAAGTATAAACAGGAATAACGGCAGTTACAGATGTCTCTGAAATCTTTACTCTGAAGAGTGAATTATGAGAACTTAAAGACACAGCCACTGGGCAACCTCCGTAATTAGTAATCAACTTTGACACAGGGAACTGAGCAAATTGGCATGGAAACAAGAGTTTCAGAATGGGATGTGGATCAAAATGGGGCACcaaaacagaatagaaatgaCCCAGATGTCAGAAAAGGACTCATGCTGGGACCAGGGTGGATCTCAGTGTAGCAACTGTTGACTAAGAAGTTAGGAGTTGCAGTCACTACAGCCACATGGTACGTAAAGTTGCAATGAAAAACAAGTGAACATAAATCTCAGTGTGTTTTATGTATTACCGGCAACACTAAAGTTAATTA
Above is a window of Meles meles chromosome 11, mMelMel3.1 paternal haplotype, whole genome shotgun sequence DNA encoding:
- the LOC123953437 gene encoding olfactory receptor 2K2: MQGENLTVWSFFFLEGFSRYPTLEIVLFVFSLVMFLITLLGNSTLILITVLDARLQSPMYLFLGNLSFMDICYTSASIPTLLVNVLSSQKTIMFSGCAVQMYLSLAMGSTECVLLAVMAYDRYLAICNPLRYPILMNRQVCVQMAAASWVTGCLTALLETSFALRVPLCGNLIDHFTCEILAVLKLACAESLLVDMVMLVVSVLLLPIPMLLICISYVFILSTILRISSAEGRSKAFSTCGAHLTVVILYYGAALSMYLKPSSSSSQEVDKVISLLYGVLTPMLNPIIYSLRNKEVKAAMRKVLGQIPLYRTHESL